In one Magallana gigas chromosome 7, xbMagGiga1.1, whole genome shotgun sequence genomic region, the following are encoded:
- the LOC105328857 gene encoding protein FAM32A encodes MSEYDAVQKGSLKLKGVSDHKIKKKKKKKSKEKDAMKVFDQITSHSKNTDEDKSQHQELRDIRTKAEIAADKAREKRKAAEIIEKASKTHKERIMDFNSQLDNLSEHFDIPKVSWTK; translated from the exons atgtcgGAATACGATGCAGTTCAGAAGGGTTCTCTGAAACTTAAAGGAGTTTCTGACCATAAGATAAAGAA gaagaagaagaaaaagagcAAAGAGAAAGATGCAATGAAAGTGTTTGACCAGATTACTTCACATTCAAAGAATACAGACGAAGACAAATCGCAACATCAAGAATTGAGGGACATAAGAACAAAGGCAGAAATAGCTGCAGATAAAGCCAGAGAGAAAAGG aaAGCGGCAGAAATTATAGAAAAGGCCAGCAAGACTCATAAAGAGAGaatcatg GACTTTAACAGTCAGCTGGACAACTTATCTGAACATTTTGATATTCCCAAAGTTAGCTGGACAAAATGA